The sequence GCGTAGAAAATTTTGTTTTGGTTCTTTTCTTTATTCTTTTCCCAGTATTCAGAAGTTGTTGAGTATCCTCCTTCTGAGTTTTTAAAGATTAAATGGTCTTTCATTGCATCGTAAAATTTTTCGTCGGTGAGAACGCCATATTTTACAAATAAAGAAATATCGTTCCAATTTTCTTCATATTTGTTTCTATTTTTTTTGAAATCTTCAATCAGCCGGTCTGCTACTTTTTTGATGATATGGTTGGAAATCTTTTTTACAAGGGGATCATTTTGCAAATACGACCTAGAAACATTTAGGGGTAGATCTGGAATGTCTATCGTTCCTTTAAGGATGGTGAGAAATTGTGGTATTAATTCACTTGCGTTATCGCTCACAAAGACATGGTTACAAAATAGTTTAATACCATTCTTTGATGCCTCTAATTCGTGAGTGAGTTTTGGAAAATATAGAATTCCTTGTAAACGGAATGGGTAATCTACGTTTAGATGGATATGGAATAGGGATTCCCCAGAGAACGGAAATAGGTAGGAATAAAAATCTTTATAATCCTCTGCTGAGACTTTTGCGGGCTCTTCTGACCATAAAGGTTTTTCGCGATTTGCTTTTTCTCCTGATACGTAGATACCTACAGGTAAAAAATCGCAGTATTTTTTAATCAGGTCCTTTAGTTTCCATTTATCTAAATATTCACCAGACTCACCGTCAAGGTATAAGGATATTTTTGTACCTCTGGATTCTTTTGTGATTTCTGAAATTGTGAAATCAGTTCCTGATTCACTAGACCATAGAACAGCTGTTTGCCCTTTTTTGTAAGACTTGGTTTCTATTGTGACTTTTTTGGAAACCATAAAGGATGAGTAAAAACCGAGTCCAAAGTGGCCAATGATTTCTGCTTTGTTTTCTGCGTTTTGGTACTGTTTGGCGAAGTCTGTTGCACCGGAGAATGCAATTTGATTGATATATTTTTTGACTTCTTCTGAAGTCATCCCCACTCCATTGTCTTCAATGGATAAAATTCTTTTTTCTACATCAAAGTTTAGGTCAATTCTGTATTCGTTCCCACCTTCAAACTCCTCAGATAAAGCAATTTTTTTTAACTTCGTAATGGCATCACTTGCATTGGATACTAATTCTCGAATGAATATATCTTTTTCGGAATATAGCCATTTTTTGATGATGGGAAAGATGTTTTCTGTTTCTACGCTAATTTTTCCTGTTTCTTCAGCTGACATAAGTTACTCCTTGTTTTGTAATTGTTTTTTTAATACTAAGACTTTTGTTTTTTCTTGATTGGATAAATTCTTAAAAGTTTTTTCTGGTGTTAGTTTATCTGAATCGTTGAGAAGGTTTACCAAAAATTGGTTATCGTCATTTTGTATCCCTTTTTTTTCTAAATAGTCGGCGAGAAATACATTTCTCTTTTTTCCAAAGGATTGAATCATCTCTGAAAACATTTTGGACTGTCTGCTAATTGAATAACGTTTATAACCTACATAGGATAGAATACCAAAAACTGCAATCAAAACTAATACTATAATCGATGGGCCACTTTCGGATTTGGAATCCGATTTTTTGGCTTCAAGTGATTTTTTTTTCTCCGGGAGTACGGAAATTTCGGGAAAAGTAAGAACAAGCGATTTATATTGTTTTTCGTTTAATGAGAAAAAGCTGAAACGATATGGCTCTAATTGTAGTTTGCCTGGCAAATCAGTTTGGTGTCCGAAAAGGAATTTTACTACGGAGTAAAATCCATATTCACCCGAGTCTAGTTTTTTAAATGTTTTTGTTCTCTTCTGCGAAATCACTTGCACTTTGGAGTTTGGTATTGAAAAAGGAGTGATTCCTTCATACCCACCTTCCCCTTCAACGGTAACTTCATAATAAAGAGTTTCCCCCCTGTGGACAGTTTTTGGGAATTCTGTTAGGTTAAGTTTGAAATTTCCAATGGCCCCTGTGAATTCTTTCGGTTTGCCTGGAGGAAGTTCAAGAACAGTAACAGTAGCCGGGTTTGTGTTTACGGTTTCTTGTAAGGAGTTAAACCGCAAACTATCTCCCGTGATAAATTTAGTTTTCCCTATCTGAAATCTTCCCGCTTTAATTCCTGTTAGTCCATAAATTTCTTTATCATACACCAGCGTTTTTTTTAGTTGATTGTTTCTTAATACTTCCGGTTCAATTTGTACGGAAACTTGTTTTAAAGTTTCTGATAAAAAATAGGGATATGAAATGGATTGGTTCGGGTCTCTTTCGAGAAATGGCTGTCTGTATCCATTATAATATAAAACAAAATAACCTACGATTGGCTCTCCTTTATAAAAGACGGATTTGTTTGTATGAAAAGAAACCTCTGGTGATTCCGGAGTTACGTCTTCTTCCATTTCAAAAGGGAAGGGATTGAACCATTGGTTTTGTGATTGTTTGCTTTTTTTGCTGACTTTAAATGAGATTGGTGGGGATGAATAGGTTTTGTGATCATATTCGACTGATATTTCTGGAAGTTTAAAGGAACCTTCTGCTTCTGTGGAAACATAGAAGTTTAGAATTTGTGATTTGGAAACTTTGAAATTGATGATTTGAGTTTCTGTACCACTACCAGAAAATTGGATACGCACTCCATTTTGTTTGATATTGGTTTGTAACGCTCGAAAGGGTTTATCTCCGCGCGCTCTTACTTCAAGTTTTGCATGTTCGCCGAGAGAAAACTCGTTCGGGTATAAATTGAATTCTACATCAGAGGATATTACTTTTGTAAATGGAATGAAATAAATTAGGAAAAAGAGGAGTAAAGGTTTACCAGAATTTTTCATTATCAAAAGAACCTCCCTTTTTATTCTTTAAGATTGTGTCACCAGAAAAGGGGTCTAATATTCTTTCTGCATCAGACTTGTCTTCTTTTGGTTTTTCTTGTTTATTATTTTGTGAAGGTTCTTGGTTTGGTTCGTTGTTCTTTCTGTTTTGATTGGGGCTTTGTTCTTTTTTTTTGGTAAGGTGTTCTATATTTTTTTTAGCCGCAAGATGATCTGGATTCATTTCTAATGTATCAGTATATGATTTTAATGCGTTTTTTCTATCCCCTAATCTAGCGTAAATATTTCCTAGGTTAAAACTTGCTTTTGCCTTTAAATCTTTATCGGCATTTGGGTGAGATAAAATTTTTTCGGAAAGTTCTTTCGCTTCTTTGTACCTACCTAATTGATATGCAACTGCAGATTCATTATAGATTAGTTTGGGATCATCTTTGATATATTCTTTTGCTTTTTCAAATTCCTTTTGGCTCTCGTTATAGTTTTTATTGTGATAAGATTTTACGCCGCGATCGATAGAGTTCCCACCTGGGTCTAGTTCCCAAGCTTCAAGTCTGCCCCAGCCGAAAGATATTATAAGAAGAATAGTTAAATATATATTAGTCGGTATTTTTTGCATAAAGAAAATAAGGATTCGTTCTAAGAATAAAAAACAAATGGCTGCAATTAAAAATGGATGAGCACCATCTTCGTTTTTGAAACGTTCTATACTTTGGATTTTGTTTTTTTTGGTCGATTGGATGGTATCAAGAAGTGCATATGCTCCTTCCGCTTCGAAAGAAACATTGTAGTAACTTCCATTATTTTGATCAGCTATGGCTTCGAGTTTCTCCAGATTCATTTTTGAAATTAGTAAATTGGGTGCCATAGGTGAATCTGAAATACCAGCATCCATAGTCACATAGCCACCTCTTCCCGTTCCCGGGTCACGATATTCAATGAGCCCACCTTCCAAAGTACCAATCCCCCATACCATCACCTCTCCTGCGATTGATGGAAGGTTTTGGTTTTCATGGTCCTCTCCATCGGAAACGATTATAGTAATTTGGGAGGATATATTGTTATTTTTTTTTCTGATGTTGTTTGCTCTTTCTAGAGCAACTGCAAGGTCTGTCCCTTTGGCACCGACCATTTCTACACCTAATGCCTGTATGTAATCAGAAACGGCTGTGATGTCGGAAGTTAAGGGGCAAAAAGAAAAGGATTGACCTGCAAAAACAATGATTCCAATTCGATTTCCTTTG comes from Leptospira bandrabouensis and encodes:
- the htpG gene encoding molecular chaperone HtpG; protein product: MSAEETGKISVETENIFPIIKKWLYSEKDIFIRELVSNASDAITKLKKIALSEEFEGGNEYRIDLNFDVEKRILSIEDNGVGMTSEEVKKYINQIAFSGATDFAKQYQNAENKAEIIGHFGLGFYSSFMVSKKVTIETKSYKKGQTAVLWSSESGTDFTISEITKESRGTKISLYLDGESGEYLDKWKLKDLIKKYCDFLPVGIYVSGEKANREKPLWSEEPAKVSAEDYKDFYSYLFPFSGESLFHIHLNVDYPFRLQGILYFPKLTHELEASKNGIKLFCNHVFVSDNASELIPQFLTILKGTIDIPDLPLNVSRSYLQNDPLVKKISNHIIKKVADRLIEDFKKNRNKYEENWNDISLFVKYGVLTDEKFYDAMKDHLIFKNSEGGYSTTSEYWEKNKEKNQNKIFYANETEMGSVYMELLKSQGLEALLVDSKIDSHLIQHLEMKNPDWKFQRVDSEIADQIVDKESPKDLVNEENKTEFDRIKNLFQSSLPTEGVEVKVEALKSVEVPGVILLPEFMRRMSEMNSMLNRDDTKNILRSHTLMVNAKSPLVKSALQAFEGVNPDKGKKLARIIYDLSLLSAKVMDEKEVSEYTKRTTEFLQEIFSQ
- a CDS encoding BatD family protein, encoding MKNSGKPLLLFFLIYFIPFTKVISSDVEFNLYPNEFSLGEHAKLEVRARGDKPFRALQTNIKQNGVRIQFSGSGTETQIINFKVSKSQILNFYVSTEAEGSFKLPEISVEYDHKTYSSPPISFKVSKKSKQSQNQWFNPFPFEMEEDVTPESPEVSFHTNKSVFYKGEPIVGYFVLYYNGYRQPFLERDPNQSISYPYFLSETLKQVSVQIEPEVLRNNQLKKTLVYDKEIYGLTGIKAGRFQIGKTKFITGDSLRFNSLQETVNTNPATVTVLELPPGKPKEFTGAIGNFKLNLTEFPKTVHRGETLYYEVTVEGEGGYEGITPFSIPNSKVQVISQKRTKTFKKLDSGEYGFYSVVKFLFGHQTDLPGKLQLEPYRFSFFSLNEKQYKSLVLTFPEISVLPEKKKSLEAKKSDSKSESGPSIIVLVLIAVFGILSYVGYKRYSISRQSKMFSEMIQSFGKKRNVFLADYLEKKGIQNDDNQFLVNLLNDSDKLTPEKTFKNLSNQEKTKVLVLKKQLQNKE
- the batB gene encoding VWA domain-containing protein BatB, encoding MTNLNSIAILSLLCIFIWIVAFTVKLYINGKANSFKENHPNLKDRIYTSDTKIYLLRILCFLLALFFAFYSLFKTKSTEIESIKEFESADILFVVDVSLSMNAIDVRPNRLKRFQDLALRILPSLKGNRIGIIVFAGQSFSFCPLTSDITAVSDYIQALGVEMVGAKGTDLAVALERANNIRKKNNNISSQITIIVSDGEDHENQNLPSIAGEVMVWGIGTLEGGLIEYRDPGTGRGGYVTMDAGISDSPMAPNLLISKMNLEKLEAIADQNNGSYYNVSFEAEGAYALLDTIQSTKKNKIQSIERFKNEDGAHPFLIAAICFLFLERILIFFMQKIPTNIYLTILLIISFGWGRLEAWELDPGGNSIDRGVKSYHNKNYNESQKEFEKAKEYIKDDPKLIYNESAVAYQLGRYKEAKELSEKILSHPNADKDLKAKASFNLGNIYARLGDRKNALKSYTDTLEMNPDHLAAKKNIEHLTKKKEQSPNQNRKNNEPNQEPSQNNKQEKPKEDKSDAERILDPFSGDTILKNKKGGSFDNEKFW